The Rhizobium sp. BT03 genome has a window encoding:
- a CDS encoding DUF2207 domain-containing protein, which produces MLRFFSWLVSCAILVLLTSCSDFDNEFTVQSANTTIEVSTDGTAFVSESFDILVKRAANYGGVYVDIPQRFTDASGGAHWRDFKLAAARRDGDDEYYFRENNVPGHSIYIGAEHCKGCSADLPTGLTKIQIAYWLGRLVRQEGDREVLFLPAYMGRVHGQGAKKTLTLRLPPGGTVRPAQQNRAAAYDVRRSTPNEILVSIPAGKGDRVLPDIEIDYPAGTFVTLTSGKRVQWWLSDHFLPFLSILGPLIVGLVVILKFRPSWLVPAPLITVDTKVTESISPALAAYLFRDWKADAAKAAFMASVCHLAVKRTLRISSLGEDAEASDLLPKQDRRKGKAGRAKWYDLPAATRLVFGGIAKEPYVGDRRRVKNARPDVRDELHRTITEEYQKIRGIDRWSLAAAASILALGIAVASFSGLFLFSAAISGLLLTVFLVVAMFRHPERFPVATGTFEQFKQAMSLIVGLPMMVIVALVYIGTTEVISEQWPYLMAILLHIVGVIAVLAMLRIPTAKQRQIRNNMFVLNRYLRGEIDGPAMSAECYEHYLPFAIALDIEHRWTERFNLWRESQKMDAYAPDWLITP; this is translated from the coding sequence ATGCTGCGCTTTTTCTCGTGGCTTGTCTCATGCGCAATTCTTGTCCTGCTGACATCATGCAGCGATTTTGACAACGAGTTCACAGTCCAGTCGGCAAACACCACGATCGAAGTCTCCACTGACGGCACCGCCTTCGTGTCCGAAAGTTTCGACATCCTGGTCAAGAGGGCGGCAAATTACGGCGGCGTTTATGTTGATATCCCTCAACGTTTCACCGATGCGTCAGGTGGTGCTCACTGGCGAGATTTCAAACTGGCCGCAGCCCGGCGTGACGGAGACGACGAATACTATTTCCGGGAAAATAATGTGCCGGGCCACTCGATTTATATCGGAGCGGAGCACTGCAAAGGCTGCTCTGCAGATCTGCCCACCGGCCTTACAAAGATCCAGATCGCTTATTGGCTCGGGCGCCTCGTTCGTCAGGAGGGCGACCGCGAGGTTCTCTTCCTGCCGGCCTATATGGGCCGCGTGCACGGCCAGGGAGCGAAAAAAACGCTTACCTTGAGGCTGCCGCCGGGCGGAACGGTACGGCCCGCGCAACAGAATCGGGCGGCGGCCTATGACGTCAGGCGCAGCACACCGAATGAGATCTTGGTGTCTATTCCAGCAGGTAAAGGGGATCGTGTCCTGCCTGATATCGAGATTGACTATCCCGCAGGGACCTTTGTGACCCTAACGAGCGGCAAGCGGGTACAGTGGTGGCTTTCCGATCACTTTCTCCCATTCCTAAGTATTTTAGGGCCGCTGATCGTCGGTCTGGTCGTTATCCTCAAATTTCGACCGTCATGGCTTGTGCCTGCACCATTGATAACCGTCGACACCAAAGTGACGGAAAGCATATCTCCCGCTCTGGCAGCCTATTTGTTTCGAGACTGGAAAGCAGATGCGGCAAAAGCGGCTTTCATGGCGTCTGTCTGCCATCTCGCAGTCAAGCGGACGCTTCGCATTTCCAGCCTGGGTGAGGATGCCGAGGCCTCGGACTTATTGCCAAAGCAAGACCGAAGGAAGGGCAAGGCGGGTCGCGCCAAATGGTATGATCTTCCAGCTGCGACGCGCTTGGTATTCGGCGGCATTGCAAAGGAACCGTATGTCGGCGATCGGCGCAGAGTTAAAAATGCCCGGCCTGATGTGAGAGATGAATTGCACAGAACAATCACTGAGGAATATCAGAAGATCAGAGGCATAGATCGGTGGAGCTTGGCGGCTGCAGCCTCCATTTTGGCTCTCGGCATTGCCGTCGCCTCTTTCTCGGGCCTTTTTCTTTTTTCCGCGGCCATCTCAGGGTTATTGCTCACTGTTTTTCTCGTGGTTGCGATGTTCCGCCATCCAGAGCGGTTTCCGGTGGCCACCGGCACCTTCGAACAGTTCAAACAGGCGATGAGTTTGATAGTGGGTCTTCCGATGATGGTCATTGTTGCACTTGTCTATATCGGCACGACTGAGGTGATCAGCGAGCAGTGGCCATATCTAATGGCGATCTTGCTGCACATTGTCGGCGTGATCGCCGTCTTGGCGATGCTGCGCATACCGACGGCGAAGCAGCGGCAGATCCGCAATAACATGTTCGTTTTGAACCGTTATTTGCGCGGCGAGATAGATGGCCCTGCAATGTCGGCCGAATGCTACGAGCATTATCTGCCTTTCGCCATTGCGCTCGACATCGAACATCGTTGGACTGAACGCTTCAATCTCTGGCGAGAAAGCCA
- a CDS encoding glycine--tRNA ligase subunit alpha has protein sequence MSAIPDHMNPTRSFQALILTLHSYWADKGCAVLQPYDMEVGAGTFHPATTLRALGPKPWKAAYVQPSRRPSDGRYGENPNRLQHYYQYQVILKPNPPNLQELYLSSLAAIGLDPLLHDIRFVEDDWESPTLGAWGLGWECWCDGMEVSQFTYFQQVCGIECAPVAGELTYGLERLAMYVQGVDNVYDLNFNGREGDEKIRYGDVFLQAEQEYSRHNFEFANTEMLHRHFVDAEKECRALLDAGAPADNANQRLHKCVFPAYDQCIKASHVFNLLDARGVISVTERQSYILRVRTLAKACGEAFLLTDAGGVNLSKEAA, from the coding sequence ATGTCAGCCATCCCAGACCATATGAACCCGACGCGCTCGTTCCAGGCGCTGATCCTGACCCTGCATAGCTACTGGGCGGACAAGGGTTGCGCGGTGCTGCAGCCCTACGACATGGAAGTCGGTGCCGGCACCTTCCACCCGGCCACCACGCTGCGCGCCCTCGGGCCGAAGCCGTGGAAGGCAGCCTATGTGCAGCCGTCGCGGCGCCCGTCCGACGGCCGCTATGGCGAAAACCCGAACCGCCTGCAGCATTATTACCAGTACCAGGTCATCCTGAAGCCGAACCCGCCCAACCTGCAGGAGCTTTATCTCAGTTCGCTGGCGGCGATCGGCCTCGATCCGCTGCTGCACGACATCCGTTTCGTCGAGGACGACTGGGAAAGCCCGACGCTCGGCGCCTGGGGCCTTGGCTGGGAATGCTGGTGCGACGGCATGGAAGTCTCGCAATTCACCTATTTCCAGCAGGTCTGCGGCATCGAATGCGCGCCGGTCGCCGGCGAACTGACCTATGGCCTTGAACGCCTCGCCATGTATGTCCAGGGCGTCGACAATGTCTACGACCTGAACTTCAACGGCCGCGAGGGCGACGAGAAGATCAGATATGGCGACGTCTTCCTGCAGGCCGAGCAGGAATATTCGCGCCACAATTTCGAATTCGCCAATACCGAGATGCTGCATCGCCACTTCGTCGATGCCGAGAAGGAATGCCGGGCGCTGCTCGATGCCGGCGCGCCTGCCGACAACGCCAACCAGCGCCTGCACAAATGCGTCTTCCCGGCCTATGACCAATGCATCAAGGCCAGCCACGTCTTCAATCTGCTGGATGCCCGCGGCGTCATCTCGGTCACCGAGCGCCAGAGCTATATCCTGCGGGTGCGCACGCTCGCCAAGGCCTGCGGCGAAGCCTTCCTGCTGACCGACGCCGGCGGCGTCAATCTCTCGAAAGAGGCGGCGTAA
- a CDS encoding S49 family peptidase, giving the protein MAGLLRKLLPKRFRKDGITIPVVRLQGAIVSGGGPFRPALNLANIAPVLEKAFAVKDAPAVAISINSPGGSPVQSRLIFTRIRELAREKQKKVLVFVEDVAASGGYMIALAGDEIIADATSIVGSIGVVSGGFGFPELLKKIGVERRVYTAGENKVILDPFQPEKEKDIEYLKSLQLEIHQVFISMVRERRAGKLRDDAAVFSGLFWSGTRGLELGLVDGLGDMRQELKRRYGQKTKLELVTAGRGLFGRRIPGVSPVSFEGAASGLATGLVEAAEERALWSRFGL; this is encoded by the coding sequence ATGGCCGGATTGTTGAGAAAGCTGCTGCCGAAACGGTTCCGCAAGGACGGCATCACCATCCCGGTCGTCCGGCTGCAGGGCGCGATCGTCAGCGGCGGCGGCCCGTTTCGGCCGGCCCTCAATCTCGCCAATATCGCTCCGGTTCTGGAAAAGGCCTTCGCCGTCAAGGACGCGCCGGCGGTCGCCATCTCGATCAATTCGCCGGGCGGCTCGCCCGTCCAGTCCCGCCTGATCTTCACCCGCATTCGCGAGCTCGCCCGCGAGAAGCAGAAGAAGGTGCTGGTCTTCGTCGAGGACGTCGCCGCCTCAGGCGGTTATATGATTGCGCTCGCCGGCGACGAGATCATTGCCGATGCCACGTCGATCGTCGGCTCGATCGGCGTCGTCTCCGGCGGTTTCGGTTTTCCCGAACTCCTGAAAAAGATCGGCGTCGAGCGCCGTGTTTATACCGCCGGCGAAAACAAGGTGATCCTCGATCCGTTCCAGCCGGAAAAGGAAAAGGACATCGAGTACCTGAAGAGCCTGCAGCTCGAAATCCACCAGGTCTTCATCTCGATGGTGCGCGAGCGCCGCGCCGGCAAGCTGAGGGACGATGCGGCGGTCTTCTCGGGCCTGTTCTGGAGCGGCACCCGCGGCCTCGAGCTCGGCCTCGTCGACGGCCTCGGCGACATGCGTCAGGAATTGAAGCGGCGCTACGGCCAGAAGACCAAGCTGGAGCTCGTCACCGCCGGCCGCGGCCTGTTCGGCCGCAGAATTCCGGGTGTGTCGCCGGTTTCGTTCGAAGGGGCAGCATCGGGTCTTGCGACAGGGCTTGTCGAAGCGGCCGAAGAAAGAGCATTGTGGAGCCGTTTCGGGCTTTGA
- a CDS encoding Nramp family divalent metal transporter: MDALNPNATRGWRHERGEASLSDVYRTVGTGRHSSRWRRAAAFAGPGYMVAVGYMDPGNWATSLAGGSKFGYALLTVALLSNLMAIVLQSLCARLAIASGRDLAQACRDAFPKWVSVPLWAFAEIAIIATDIAEVIGTAIGLNLLMGIPLELGVLITALDVFVILFLQKLGFRWVEAFIIALLGVIAICFGVQILLADPQWGAVVTGFFPTTEIVTNPEMLYLALGILGATVMPHNLYLHSGIVQTRAYGHTIPEKKEALTYATIDSTVALCFALLINASILILAAAAFNAHGKTDVVELGEAHSLLSPLLGLAIAPTLFGIALLCCGLNSTVTATLAGQIVMEGFLKIRLPPWMRRLITRAIAIVPAAIVTIWYGDQGTAQLLILTQVVLSLQLSFAVFPLVMFTASKAKMGELVAPRWLSGIAYVIAVVIAGLNVKLLLDFVTG, encoded by the coding sequence ATGGACGCCCTGAATCCGAATGCAACACGCGGCTGGCGGCACGAACGCGGCGAGGCGTCGCTATCGGATGTCTACCGCACCGTCGGAACCGGGCGTCACAGTTCCAGATGGCGGCGGGCGGCGGCTTTCGCCGGGCCGGGCTATATGGTCGCGGTCGGCTACATGGACCCCGGCAACTGGGCGACTTCGCTCGCCGGCGGCTCGAAGTTCGGTTATGCGCTGCTGACCGTCGCGCTGCTTTCCAACCTGATGGCGATCGTGCTGCAATCGCTCTGCGCCCGTCTGGCGATCGCGTCGGGCCGCGACCTCGCGCAGGCTTGCCGCGACGCCTTTCCGAAATGGGTTTCGGTGCCGCTCTGGGCTTTTGCCGAGATCGCCATCATCGCCACCGACATTGCCGAGGTGATCGGCACGGCGATCGGCCTCAACCTCTTGATGGGCATCCCGCTCGAACTCGGCGTGCTGATCACAGCGCTCGACGTCTTCGTCATTCTCTTCCTGCAGAAGCTCGGCTTCCGCTGGGTGGAGGCCTTCATCATCGCCCTGCTCGGCGTCATTGCGATCTGCTTCGGCGTGCAGATCCTGCTGGCCGACCCGCAATGGGGCGCCGTCGTCACCGGCTTCTTCCCGACGACCGAGATCGTCACCAATCCGGAGATGCTCTATCTGGCGCTCGGCATTCTCGGCGCGACCGTCATGCCGCACAATCTCTACCTTCATTCCGGCATCGTCCAGACGCGGGCCTATGGCCATACCATTCCCGAAAAGAAGGAGGCGCTGACCTATGCGACGATCGACTCGACGGTGGCGCTGTGTTTCGCGCTGCTGATCAACGCTTCGATCCTGATCCTGGCGGCGGCCGCCTTCAATGCGCATGGCAAGACCGATGTCGTCGAACTCGGCGAGGCCCATTCACTGCTGTCGCCACTGCTGGGCCTCGCCATCGCGCCGACGCTGTTCGGCATCGCGCTTCTGTGCTGCGGCCTCAACTCGACGGTGACGGCAACACTTGCCGGCCAGATCGTCATGGAAGGCTTCCTCAAGATCAGGCTGCCGCCATGGATGCGCCGGCTGATCACCCGGGCGATCGCCATCGTCCCGGCGGCAATCGTCACCATCTGGTATGGCGACCAGGGCACGGCGCAGCTTTTGATCCTCACGCAGGTGGTGCTCAGCCTGCAGCTTTCCTTCGCCGTCTTCCCGCTCGTGATGTTCACTGCCAGCAAGGCCAAGATGGGCGAACTCGTAGCACCGCGCTGGCTGAGCGGCATCGCCTATGTCATCGCGGTCGTCATCGCCGGGCTGAACGTCAAGCTGCTTCTCGACTTCGTCACCGGCTAG
- a CDS encoding tRNA1(Val) (adenine(37)-N6)-methyltransferase: MTGEPAQTIDAFHRGAFHLVQPKGRGHRAGMDAMLLAALVADDRPVRVADLGAGAGAAGLAVASRLADAEVVLFERSAEMADYARRSILLPENAHLAARVSVVEADVTLTAKARNDAGLLDESFHHVIMNPPFNHAGDRRTPDALKAEAHAMTDGLFERWIRTAGAIMIPGGQLSLIARPESIAEIVTACGRRFGGIEITAIHPRPGENAVRILVTGIKGSRARLSLRAALIMHEEGSHKFSPLVDDFNNGRAAYARLRSLAASR; encoded by the coding sequence ATGACCGGCGAGCCTGCCCAAACCATCGATGCCTTCCATCGCGGCGCCTTCCATCTGGTGCAGCCGAAGGGCAGGGGCCATCGTGCCGGCATGGACGCGATGCTGCTTGCCGCCCTCGTCGCCGACGACCGGCCGGTCAGGGTCGCCGATCTCGGCGCCGGCGCCGGTGCGGCCGGCCTTGCCGTCGCCTCGCGGCTTGCCGATGCTGAGGTGGTGCTCTTCGAGCGTTCGGCCGAAATGGCCGATTATGCCCGCCGCAGCATCCTCCTGCCCGAAAATGCCCATCTTGCCGCCCGCGTCAGCGTCGTCGAGGCCGATGTGACGCTGACGGCCAAGGCGCGCAACGATGCCGGCCTCCTCGATGAGAGCTTCCACCACGTCATCATGAACCCGCCCTTCAACCACGCCGGTGACCGGCGCACGCCGGATGCGCTGAAGGCCGAAGCCCATGCGATGACCGACGGCCTATTCGAACGCTGGATCCGCACGGCGGGCGCGATCATGATCCCAGGCGGGCAGTTGTCGCTGATCGCCAGACCCGAATCGATCGCCGAGATCGTTACTGCCTGCGGACGGCGCTTCGGCGGCATCGAAATCACCGCCATCCATCCGCGCCCCGGCGAAAACGCCGTGCGGATCCTGGTGACTGGTATCAAGGGCTCGCGGGCGCGGCTGTCGCTGCGCGCGGCCCTCATCATGCACGAAGAGGGGAGCCACAAGTTCTCCCCTCTCGTCGACGATTTCAACAATGGCCGGGCCGCCTATGCCCGGCTTCGATCCTTAGCAGCTAGCCGGTGA
- a CDS encoding DUF2007 domain-containing protein — MHELIRANDPVLLSFAESLMKDAGIHCFIADQGMSVLEGSLGMLPRRLLVDEEMADQARRILIDAGLGGELRDRT, encoded by the coding sequence CCGCGCCAACGACCCCGTTCTGCTGTCCTTTGCCGAGAGCTTGATGAAGGATGCCGGAATTCACTGCTTCATTGCCGATCAGGGCATGAGCGTGCTGGAAGGTTCGCTCGGCATGCTGCCGCGCCGTCTGCTGGTGGATGAGGAGATGGCCGATCAGGCGCGCCGCATCCTGATCGACGCCGGTCTCGGCGGCGAATTGCGCGACAGGACGTGA